Proteins from one Deinococcus actinosclerus genomic window:
- a CDS encoding branched-chain amino acid ABC transporter permease: protein MSAVSKVGATRDPARVTRAAWLIGLGVLLLALPHLIYPVLALDILAWGLFAVAFDLLFGFSGLLSFGHAAFWGTSAYLTAFLLGHGQSVPVAIAGGTLGALALAVPVAFLSVRSSGIYFSMITLAFAQMVSFLALQWTDLTGGENGLQGFARPSLLGLDFSDAQLRYYVCLVLFALGFGVAYRAVRSPFGQAQQAVRDSEQRAQSVGYNPARFKFTAFLLSAGLAGLAGAMYTFGHGVVSLEVVNWRTSGEVVMMTLLGGTTTLFGPVIGAGLVLLLRDVLTTANLPVGIVTGVVFVLVVLFFRRGVVGTLQHWRRRR, encoded by the coding sequence GTGAGCGCCGTCTCGAAGGTGGGGGCGACGCGTGATCCGGCCCGCGTGACCCGCGCCGCGTGGCTGATCGGCCTGGGTGTCCTGCTGCTGGCGCTGCCGCACTTGATCTATCCAGTGCTGGCCCTGGACATCCTGGCGTGGGGGTTGTTCGCGGTGGCGTTCGACCTGCTGTTCGGGTTCAGCGGGCTGCTGTCGTTCGGGCACGCGGCGTTCTGGGGCACGAGCGCGTACCTCACGGCGTTCCTGCTGGGGCATGGGCAGAGCGTCCCGGTCGCCATCGCGGGCGGCACGCTGGGCGCGCTGGCGCTGGCGGTCCCGGTGGCGTTCCTCAGCGTGCGCTCCAGCGGCATCTACTTCAGCATGATCACGCTGGCGTTCGCGCAGATGGTGTCGTTCCTGGCGCTGCAGTGGACGGACCTGACCGGCGGTGAGAACGGCCTGCAGGGCTTCGCGCGGCCCAGCCTCCTGGGGCTGGACTTCAGTGACGCGCAGTTGCGGTACTACGTGTGCCTCGTGCTGTTCGCGCTGGGCTTCGGCGTGGCGTACCGCGCGGTCCGCAGTCCCTTCGGGCAGGCGCAGCAGGCGGTGCGCGACAGCGAGCAGCGCGCGCAGAGCGTCGGGTACAACCCCGCGCGCTTCAAGTTCACGGCGTTCCTCCTGAGCGCCGGGCTGGCCGGACTGGCGGGCGCGATGTACACCTTCGGGCACGGCGTGGTCAGCCTGGAGGTCGTGAACTGGCGCACGTCCGGCGAGGTCGTCATGATGACCCTGCTGGGCGGCACCACCACCCTGTTCGGGCCGGTGATCGGCGCGGGGCTGGTGCTGCTGCTGCGCGACGTGCTGACCACCGCGAACCTCCCGGTGGGCATCGTGACGGGCGTGGTGTTCGTGCTGGTGGTGCTGTTCTTCCGCCGGGGCGTGGTGGGCACCCTGCAACACTGGCGGCGCCGCCGGTAG